gGCCTCACCCGCGTCCCAGCCCTTGATGGCTGGTTGGTCTCACATCCTCTCCATGTCTGACTGGGCCGGTGTGTACATCTCATGTTCTTCTGCTTGCAGTGCTGTCCCCGGCCCTGGCCATTGTGGTTTACACAGACAGGGAAGTCTATGGTGCTGTGGGCTCCCAGGTGACCCTGCACTGCTCCTTCTGGTCCAGTGAATGGGTCTCAGATGACATCTCTTTTACCTGGCGCTACCAGCCTGAAGGAGGCCGAGATGCCATTTCGGTAAGTATGCTGGGCGGGGTAGGGGAGTGTCCTGGAGTTAGATAACAGGGTGCttcaaacaacagaaaagtgAACTTGGGCTACAGAGGGAAGCTATTTTATGAGCCATAAACTCAACTGTAGCAAAGTAAGTAAACAGTCTTTGTCACCTTGCCTAGGACCTGTGTGCActgtccttcctctcctgggACAAGATCTGTTACCCTGAGTCTGGAGCCAAGTTTCAGCAGTTTTCACACCAGGTTTCCCTCACACGATTTCCCTCCTTCCTCGTAGATCTTCCACTATGCCAAAGGACAACCTTACATTGACGAAGTGGGGACCTTCAAAGAGCGCATCCAGTGGGTAGGGGACCCTCGCTGGAAGGACGGCTCCATTGTCATACACAACCTTGACTACAGCGACAACGGCACTTTCACCTGTGATGTCAAAAACCCACCAGACATAGTGGGCAAGACTTCTCAGGTCACGCTCTATGTCTTTGAAAAAGGTATGAGAAGGGACAGGGGACAGGGGTCTGGGAAGCAGTTCAAAGAAGGTATCAGGGAGGGCTGATAGACTGGGGGAAGGGCAAACAGATTAACTAatctggatgtggtggtgtgagcctttaatcccagctctggggaggctgaggagatgaTTGCCTGGGTCGCAGAGTGACCAGGCTGAAATATATAGTAAAACCGGGGTGGGGGGGGTGAGGAGCTGTGGGGGTAGGCATGGAGGTTCTGACTGGAATCCTagtacttcagaggcagaggccgatccatcagaaattcaaggccattgtCAGCTACGTAGCAAGTACCCAAAGACTAGTcaaaggccaatctgggctacgtGGGACCCTGCCCAGCccaaaaaatataattaaataatagtaaaaaacaaaacgCTGGGAAGGGAGGCAAAAGGCAGTCTTGGCTAGAATTTTCACATTTCCAACCACTGGAAATGGGTGTAGTGCAAAGCAACATAGATACAGGCTTCTGTTACCTACCCCTCCACCCACGTTATTTCTCTGCCCCTTCCTAGTGCCCACTAGGTATGGGGTGGTGTTGGGAGCCGTGATCGGGGGCATCCTCGGGGTggtgctgttgctgttgctgcttttCTACCTGATTCGGTACTGCTGGCTGCGCCGGCAGGCGACCCTGCAGAGGAGGCTCAGGTAAGGGGCGGAGCCTGACCCCCACCTTCTATCCAGGATCCCCCGAGACTGCTTCAGAGGTGGGAGGGcgaaagaaaagaggaagtgcGTTCGCTAGGAGTAGGTTCCAGCGAGACTAATCCTGCTGCAACCCCTCTTTCCACAGTGCCATGGAGAAGGGGAAATTTCACAAGTCTTCTAAGGACTCCTCGAAGCGCGGGCGTCAGGTTAGCGAGACGTGAAACCGGGGAGGAGAACGATGGGAACCCGGGACAGCAGCGAGGGATGGGTGGGGGAGGTCAAGAC
The sequence above is a segment of the Microtus ochrogaster isolate Prairie Vole_2 chromosome 6, MicOch1.0, whole genome shotgun sequence genome. Coding sequences within it:
- the Mpz gene encoding LOW QUALITY PROTEIN: myelin protein P0 (The sequence of the model RefSeq protein was modified relative to this genomic sequence to represent the inferred CDS: substituted 1 base at 1 genomic stop codon); amino-acid sequence: MAPGAPSSSSSPILAALLVSSLVLSPALAIVVYTDREVYGAVGSQVTLHCSFWSSEWVSDDISFTWRYQPEGGRDAISIFHYAKGQPYIDEVGTFKERIQWVGDPRWKDGSIVIHNLDYSDNGTFTCDVKNPPDIVGKTSQVTLYVFEKVPTRYGVVLGAVIGGILGVVLLLLLLFYLIRYCWLRRQATLQRRLSAMEKGKFHKSSKDSSKRGRQTPVLYAMLDHSRSTKAASEKKSKGLGESRKDKKXRLAGRAGGRGSATESSKGSQVVVIEMELRKDEQSSELRPAVKSPSRTSLKNALKNMMGLESDK